The sequence TGGAGCTTCTCATAGAGAAGACCAAGGATGTCGGTTCTGAGAAACACGTCCCGATCATCGAGAAAACCGAAAAAGGAGTTCGAGTTAAAGTAGGGTCGATACCTCATCCCATGGAGGAAACTCATCATATCCAGTGGATAGAGGTTCTGGCGGACGGTTTAGTC is a genomic window of Candidatus Bathyarchaeota archaeon containing:
- a CDS encoding desulfoferrodoxin FeS4 iron-binding domain-containing protein is translated as MTKRSQIYKCNICGNIVEVLNPGAGTLVCYGKPMELLIEKTKDVGSEKHVPIIEKTEKGVRVKVGSIPHPMEETHHIQWIEVLADGLV